One segment of Triticum aestivum cultivar Chinese Spring chromosome 2A, IWGSC CS RefSeq v2.1, whole genome shotgun sequence DNA contains the following:
- the LOC123189206 gene encoding probable helicase MAGATAMA 3 isoform X2, producing MAGEKSGGSGPSSSSSSAASTMDRFHKIVLSWDYLRLVADAKGADQTKGLQRVKNSYASVAEYLGVFEPLLFEEVKAQIVRFSVSVGFLSNFLFCMLVRCEQRLGWTGREGWWDHVQSRRDSTRCPWPCSMPFGRLCQRMTFSCSPKTKTFVAGEIKNLNVANPVKSSRLERITSILSTSGSFLSILKICSLSTILREYSAMHSVASLPFKDLIFSASEKNKDGDDQNRAWNVPGPLMEYLKTNLNDSQLDAVNGPPGTGKTQTILGLLSAVLHSTPARMQTKGGFNVQKHGSELDTESKLANWMKASPWLIGANPRDLIMPVDGDDGFYPTGNELKPEVISSSRKYRAHVLVCAPSNSALDEIVLHVLQTGIRDENNNTYNPKIVRIGLKAHHSVKAVSMDHLIQQKLSGVDRSSDGRRSGAGEYDRIRASILDEAAIVFSTLSFSGSAILTRMTRAFDVVIIDEAAQAVEPATLVPLVHGCRQVFLVGDPVQLPATVISSTAQELGYGTSLFKRFQAAGFPVQMLKIQYRMHPEISIFPSKEFYEGILQDGEGLNKKRPWHSYSCFGPFCFFDIDEVESKPSGTGSWVNEDEVEFITLLYHQLATHYPELKSSSLVAVISPYKHQVKLLKDHFRSTFGDQSKEVIDVNTVDGFQGREKEVVIFSCVRCNKEQNIGFVSDFRRMNVAITRARSAVLVIGSASTLQQDKHWNNLVESAKERGRYFKVSKPFTMFFAEDKFKTMKVERLAPDTRFSQAIEAINEVVARQEVMDADDAGDQADGDDYDAMEADDGGGDD from the exons ATGGCGGGGGAGAAATCCGGTGGCAgcgggccctcctcctcctcctcctcggccgcatCCACCATGGACCGCTTCCACAAGATCGTCCTTAGCTGGGACTACCTCCGCCTCGTCGCCGACGCCAAG GGCGCGGATCAAACTAAGGGGCTGCAGCGCGTGAAGAACAGCTACGCCTCGGTGGCGGAGTACCTAGGCGTCTTCGAACCTCTGCTCTTCGAGGAGGTCAAGGCGCAGATTGTCCGTTTCTCTGTTTCTGTTGGCTTCTTAAGCAATTTTTTGTTTTGTATGCTTGTGCGGTGTGAGCAGAGATTGGGCTGGACTGGCAGAGAGGGGTGGTGGGATCATGTGCAGAGTCGGAGGGATTCCACAAGGTGTCCATGGCCGTGCTCGATGCCTTTTGGGAGATTGTGTCAGAGAATGACCTTCTCCTGCTCTCCAAAGACAAA AACATTTGTGGCAGGGGAAATAAaaaatctgaatgttgcaaaccctgTGAAGTCTTCAAGACTAGAGCGCATTACTTCCATTCTCTCAACATCAGGAAGCTTTCTGTCGATTTTAAAG ATATGCAGCCTGTCTACTATACTGCGAGAGTACTCTGCGATGCACTCTGTAGCTTCACTTCCTTTTAAGGATTTGATCTTTTCAGCATCTGAGAAGAATAAAGATGGAGATGATCAAAATCGTGCTTGGAATGTCCCTGGGCCACTTATGGAGTACCTGAAAACAAACCTTAATGATTCACAGCTAGATGCAGTTAAT GGCCCTCCAGGAACCGGAAAAACACAAACTATTCTTGGACTTCTCAGTGCTGTTCTCCATTCCACTCCAGCCAGAATGCAGACCAA AGGAGGGTTCAATGTTCAAAAGCATGGGTCTGAGCTGGACACTGAGAGCAA GCTTGCAAACTGGATGAAAGCATCTCCTTGGCTGATTGGTGCAAATCCTCGAGATTTGATTATGCctgttgatggtgatgatggttTTTATCCTACTGGGAATGAGCTG AAACCTGAAGTCATAAGTTCCAGTCGCAAGTATCGGGCCCATGTGTTGGTTTGCGCTCCATCCAACTCAGCACTTGATGAGATTGTATTGCATGTTCTTCAAACAG GAATACGTGATGAAAATAACAACACTTACAATCCCAAGATTGTGCGTATTGGATTAAAGGCACATCATTCTGTCAAAGCAGTTTCCATGGATCATCTT ATACAACAAAAACTTTCTGGTGTGGATCGCTCATCAGATGGCAGGAGAAGTGGAGCTGGTGAATATGATCGAATTAGAGCTTCTATTCTTGACGAAGCAGCTATT GTATTTTCTACCCTGAGTTTCAGTGGATCAGCCATTCTCACCAGGATGACTCGTGCTTTTGATGTTGTTATAATTGATGAAGCCGCGCAAGCT GTAGAACCAGCGACTCTTGTACCCCTGGTTCATGGATGCAGACAAGTTTTTCTT GTTGGCGACCCAGTTCAGTTGCCAGCAACTGTAATTTCATCGACTGCTCAGGAGTTAGG GTATGGAACAAGTTTGTTCAAGAGATTTCAAGCTGCTGGTTTTCCTGTGCAAATGCTCAAAATTCAGTATCGTATGCACCCAGAG ATCAGTATATTCCCTTCAAAAGAATTCTACGAAGGCATCCTACAAGATGGGGAGGGACTCAACAAAAAACGTCCATGGCATTCCTACAGCTGCTTTGGACCATTTTGCTTCTTTGATATCGATGAGGTTGAATCCAAGCCGTCTGGAACTGGTTCATGGGTGAACGAGGATGAAGTGGAATTCATAACCCTCCTATATCACCAATTGGCCACACACTATCCAGAACTCAAATCCAGTTCCCTAGTAGCTGTTATATCACCATACAAGCATCAGGTGAAACTCTTGAAGGACCATTTTCGGTCGACCTTCGGCGATCAATCTAAGGAAGTTATAGATGTAAACACTGTTGATGGATTCCAG GGTCGTGAAAAGGAAGTTGTCATTTTTTCATGTGTTAGATGCAATAAGGAGCAAAATATTGGTTTTGTTTCTGATTTCCGACGAATGAATGTTGCCATCACCAGAGCTAGGTCTGCTGTACTA GTCATTGGCTCTGCTTCAACATTGCAGCAAGATAAACACTGGAACAACCTTGTTGAGAGTGCCAAAGAGCGAGGGCGCTATTTCAAG GTTTCGAAGCCATTCACCATGTTCTTTGCTGAGGATAAGTTCAAAACCATGAAGGTGGAAAGACTTGCTCCAGACACAAGGTTCTCTCAGGCAATAGAAGCAATTAACGAAGTTGTTGCAAGGCAAGAAGTCATGGATGCCGATGATGCTGGTGACCAAGCGGATGGAGACGATTATGATGCCATGGAGGCTGacgatggaggtggtgatgattaA
- the LOC123189206 gene encoding probable helicase MAGATAMA 3 isoform X1 — MAGEKSGGSGPSSSSSSAASTMDRFHKIVLSWDYLRLVADAKGADQTKGLQRVKNSYASVAEYLGVFEPLLFEEVKAQIVRFSVSVGFLSNFLFCMLVRCEQRLGWTGREGWWDHVQSRRDSTRCPWPCSMPFGRLCQRMTFSCSPKTKTFVAGEIKNLNVANPVKSSRLERITSILSTSGSFLSILKICSLSTILREYSAMHSVASLPFKDLIFSASEKNKDGDDQNRAWNVPGPLMEYLKTNLNDSQLDAVNAGLSRRSFVLIQGPPGTGKTQTILGLLSAVLHSTPARMQTKGGFNVQKHGSELDTESKLANWMKASPWLIGANPRDLIMPVDGDDGFYPTGNELKPEVISSSRKYRAHVLVCAPSNSALDEIVLHVLQTGIRDENNNTYNPKIVRIGLKAHHSVKAVSMDHLIQQKLSGVDRSSDGRRSGAGEYDRIRASILDEAAIVFSTLSFSGSAILTRMTRAFDVVIIDEAAQAVEPATLVPLVHGCRQVFLVGDPVQLPATVISSTAQELGYGTSLFKRFQAAGFPVQMLKIQYRMHPEISIFPSKEFYEGILQDGEGLNKKRPWHSYSCFGPFCFFDIDEVESKPSGTGSWVNEDEVEFITLLYHQLATHYPELKSSSLVAVISPYKHQVKLLKDHFRSTFGDQSKEVIDVNTVDGFQGREKEVVIFSCVRCNKEQNIGFVSDFRRMNVAITRARSAVLVIGSASTLQQDKHWNNLVESAKERGRYFKVSKPFTMFFAEDKFKTMKVERLAPDTRFSQAIEAINEVVARQEVMDADDAGDQADGDDYDAMEADDGGGDD, encoded by the exons ATGGCGGGGGAGAAATCCGGTGGCAgcgggccctcctcctcctcctcctcggccgcatCCACCATGGACCGCTTCCACAAGATCGTCCTTAGCTGGGACTACCTCCGCCTCGTCGCCGACGCCAAG GGCGCGGATCAAACTAAGGGGCTGCAGCGCGTGAAGAACAGCTACGCCTCGGTGGCGGAGTACCTAGGCGTCTTCGAACCTCTGCTCTTCGAGGAGGTCAAGGCGCAGATTGTCCGTTTCTCTGTTTCTGTTGGCTTCTTAAGCAATTTTTTGTTTTGTATGCTTGTGCGGTGTGAGCAGAGATTGGGCTGGACTGGCAGAGAGGGGTGGTGGGATCATGTGCAGAGTCGGAGGGATTCCACAAGGTGTCCATGGCCGTGCTCGATGCCTTTTGGGAGATTGTGTCAGAGAATGACCTTCTCCTGCTCTCCAAAGACAAA AACATTTGTGGCAGGGGAAATAAaaaatctgaatgttgcaaaccctgTGAAGTCTTCAAGACTAGAGCGCATTACTTCCATTCTCTCAACATCAGGAAGCTTTCTGTCGATTTTAAAG ATATGCAGCCTGTCTACTATACTGCGAGAGTACTCTGCGATGCACTCTGTAGCTTCACTTCCTTTTAAGGATTTGATCTTTTCAGCATCTGAGAAGAATAAAGATGGAGATGATCAAAATCGTGCTTGGAATGTCCCTGGGCCACTTATGGAGTACCTGAAAACAAACCTTAATGATTCACAGCTAGATGCAGTTAAT GCAGGTCTTTCTCGCAGATCCTTTGTCCTTATTCAG GGCCCTCCAGGAACCGGAAAAACACAAACTATTCTTGGACTTCTCAGTGCTGTTCTCCATTCCACTCCAGCCAGAATGCAGACCAA AGGAGGGTTCAATGTTCAAAAGCATGGGTCTGAGCTGGACACTGAGAGCAA GCTTGCAAACTGGATGAAAGCATCTCCTTGGCTGATTGGTGCAAATCCTCGAGATTTGATTATGCctgttgatggtgatgatggttTTTATCCTACTGGGAATGAGCTG AAACCTGAAGTCATAAGTTCCAGTCGCAAGTATCGGGCCCATGTGTTGGTTTGCGCTCCATCCAACTCAGCACTTGATGAGATTGTATTGCATGTTCTTCAAACAG GAATACGTGATGAAAATAACAACACTTACAATCCCAAGATTGTGCGTATTGGATTAAAGGCACATCATTCTGTCAAAGCAGTTTCCATGGATCATCTT ATACAACAAAAACTTTCTGGTGTGGATCGCTCATCAGATGGCAGGAGAAGTGGAGCTGGTGAATATGATCGAATTAGAGCTTCTATTCTTGACGAAGCAGCTATT GTATTTTCTACCCTGAGTTTCAGTGGATCAGCCATTCTCACCAGGATGACTCGTGCTTTTGATGTTGTTATAATTGATGAAGCCGCGCAAGCT GTAGAACCAGCGACTCTTGTACCCCTGGTTCATGGATGCAGACAAGTTTTTCTT GTTGGCGACCCAGTTCAGTTGCCAGCAACTGTAATTTCATCGACTGCTCAGGAGTTAGG GTATGGAACAAGTTTGTTCAAGAGATTTCAAGCTGCTGGTTTTCCTGTGCAAATGCTCAAAATTCAGTATCGTATGCACCCAGAG ATCAGTATATTCCCTTCAAAAGAATTCTACGAAGGCATCCTACAAGATGGGGAGGGACTCAACAAAAAACGTCCATGGCATTCCTACAGCTGCTTTGGACCATTTTGCTTCTTTGATATCGATGAGGTTGAATCCAAGCCGTCTGGAACTGGTTCATGGGTGAACGAGGATGAAGTGGAATTCATAACCCTCCTATATCACCAATTGGCCACACACTATCCAGAACTCAAATCCAGTTCCCTAGTAGCTGTTATATCACCATACAAGCATCAGGTGAAACTCTTGAAGGACCATTTTCGGTCGACCTTCGGCGATCAATCTAAGGAAGTTATAGATGTAAACACTGTTGATGGATTCCAG GGTCGTGAAAAGGAAGTTGTCATTTTTTCATGTGTTAGATGCAATAAGGAGCAAAATATTGGTTTTGTTTCTGATTTCCGACGAATGAATGTTGCCATCACCAGAGCTAGGTCTGCTGTACTA GTCATTGGCTCTGCTTCAACATTGCAGCAAGATAAACACTGGAACAACCTTGTTGAGAGTGCCAAAGAGCGAGGGCGCTATTTCAAG GTTTCGAAGCCATTCACCATGTTCTTTGCTGAGGATAAGTTCAAAACCATGAAGGTGGAAAGACTTGCTCCAGACACAAGGTTCTCTCAGGCAATAGAAGCAATTAACGAAGTTGTTGCAAGGCAAGAAGTCATGGATGCCGATGATGCTGGTGACCAAGCGGATGGAGACGATTATGATGCCATGGAGGCTGacgatggaggtggtgatgattaA
- the LOC123189206 gene encoding probable helicase MAGATAMA 3 isoform X5 translates to MAGEKSGGSGPSSSSSSAASTMDRFHKIVLSWDYLRLVADAKGADQTKGLQRVKNSYASVAEYLGVFEPLLFEEVKAQIVRFSVSVGFLTEIGLDWQRGVVGSCAESEGFHKVSMAVLDAFWEIVSENDLLLLSKDKFVEGVTPTAYAFAIVEQRGGKGTISLRTFVAGEIKNLNVANPVKSSRLERITSILSTSGSFLSILKICSLSTILREYSAMHSVASLPFKDLIFSASEKNKDGDDQNRAWNVPGPLMEYLKTNLNDSQLDAVNAGLSRRSFVLIQGPPGTGKTQTILGLLSAVLHSTPARMQTKGGFNVQKHGSELDTESKLANWMKASPWLIGANPRDLIMPVDGDDGFYPTGNELKPEVISSSRKYRAHVLVCAPSNSALDEIVLHVLQTGIRDENNNTYNPKIVRIGLKAHHSVKAVSMDHLIQQKLSGVDRSSDGRRSGAGEYDRIRASILDEAAIVFSTLSFSGSAILTRMTRAFDVVIIDEAAQAVEPATLVPLVHGCRQVFLVGDPVQLPATVISSTAQELGYGTSLFKRFQAAGFPVQMLKIQYRMHPEISIFPSKEFYEGILQDGEGLNKKRPWHSYSCFGPFCFFDIDEVESKPSGTGSWVNEDEVEFITLLYHQLATHYPELKSSSLVAVISPYKHQVKLLKDHFRSTFGDQSKEVIDVNTVDGFQGREKEVVIFSCVRCNKEQNIGFVSDFRRMNVAITRARSAVLVIGSASTLQQDKHWNNLVESAKERGRYFKVSKPFTMFFAEDKFKTMKVERLAPDTRFSQAIEAINEVVARQEVMDADDAGDQADGDDYDAMEADDGGGDD, encoded by the exons ATGGCGGGGGAGAAATCCGGTGGCAgcgggccctcctcctcctcctcctcggccgcatCCACCATGGACCGCTTCCACAAGATCGTCCTTAGCTGGGACTACCTCCGCCTCGTCGCCGACGCCAAG GGCGCGGATCAAACTAAGGGGCTGCAGCGCGTGAAGAACAGCTACGCCTCGGTGGCGGAGTACCTAGGCGTCTTCGAACCTCTGCTCTTCGAGGAGGTCAAGGCGCAGATTGTCCGTTTCTCTGTTTCTGTTGGCTTCTTAA CAGAGATTGGGCTGGACTGGCAGAGAGGGGTGGTGGGATCATGTGCAGAGTCGGAGGGATTCCACAAGGTGTCCATGGCCGTGCTCGATGCCTTTTGGGAGATTGTGTCAGAGAATGACCTTCTCCTGCTCTCCAAAGACAAA TTTGTGGAGGGAGTCACTCCCACTGCATATGCCTTTGCCATAGTGGAACAGCGGGGTGGTAAAGGCACAATCTCTCTTAGAACATTTGTGGCAGGGGAAATAAaaaatctgaatgttgcaaaccctgTGAAGTCTTCAAGACTAGAGCGCATTACTTCCATTCTCTCAACATCAGGAAGCTTTCTGTCGATTTTAAAG ATATGCAGCCTGTCTACTATACTGCGAGAGTACTCTGCGATGCACTCTGTAGCTTCACTTCCTTTTAAGGATTTGATCTTTTCAGCATCTGAGAAGAATAAAGATGGAGATGATCAAAATCGTGCTTGGAATGTCCCTGGGCCACTTATGGAGTACCTGAAAACAAACCTTAATGATTCACAGCTAGATGCAGTTAAT GCAGGTCTTTCTCGCAGATCCTTTGTCCTTATTCAG GGCCCTCCAGGAACCGGAAAAACACAAACTATTCTTGGACTTCTCAGTGCTGTTCTCCATTCCACTCCAGCCAGAATGCAGACCAA AGGAGGGTTCAATGTTCAAAAGCATGGGTCTGAGCTGGACACTGAGAGCAA GCTTGCAAACTGGATGAAAGCATCTCCTTGGCTGATTGGTGCAAATCCTCGAGATTTGATTATGCctgttgatggtgatgatggttTTTATCCTACTGGGAATGAGCTG AAACCTGAAGTCATAAGTTCCAGTCGCAAGTATCGGGCCCATGTGTTGGTTTGCGCTCCATCCAACTCAGCACTTGATGAGATTGTATTGCATGTTCTTCAAACAG GAATACGTGATGAAAATAACAACACTTACAATCCCAAGATTGTGCGTATTGGATTAAAGGCACATCATTCTGTCAAAGCAGTTTCCATGGATCATCTT ATACAACAAAAACTTTCTGGTGTGGATCGCTCATCAGATGGCAGGAGAAGTGGAGCTGGTGAATATGATCGAATTAGAGCTTCTATTCTTGACGAAGCAGCTATT GTATTTTCTACCCTGAGTTTCAGTGGATCAGCCATTCTCACCAGGATGACTCGTGCTTTTGATGTTGTTATAATTGATGAAGCCGCGCAAGCT GTAGAACCAGCGACTCTTGTACCCCTGGTTCATGGATGCAGACAAGTTTTTCTT GTTGGCGACCCAGTTCAGTTGCCAGCAACTGTAATTTCATCGACTGCTCAGGAGTTAGG GTATGGAACAAGTTTGTTCAAGAGATTTCAAGCTGCTGGTTTTCCTGTGCAAATGCTCAAAATTCAGTATCGTATGCACCCAGAG ATCAGTATATTCCCTTCAAAAGAATTCTACGAAGGCATCCTACAAGATGGGGAGGGACTCAACAAAAAACGTCCATGGCATTCCTACAGCTGCTTTGGACCATTTTGCTTCTTTGATATCGATGAGGTTGAATCCAAGCCGTCTGGAACTGGTTCATGGGTGAACGAGGATGAAGTGGAATTCATAACCCTCCTATATCACCAATTGGCCACACACTATCCAGAACTCAAATCCAGTTCCCTAGTAGCTGTTATATCACCATACAAGCATCAGGTGAAACTCTTGAAGGACCATTTTCGGTCGACCTTCGGCGATCAATCTAAGGAAGTTATAGATGTAAACACTGTTGATGGATTCCAG GGTCGTGAAAAGGAAGTTGTCATTTTTTCATGTGTTAGATGCAATAAGGAGCAAAATATTGGTTTTGTTTCTGATTTCCGACGAATGAATGTTGCCATCACCAGAGCTAGGTCTGCTGTACTA GTCATTGGCTCTGCTTCAACATTGCAGCAAGATAAACACTGGAACAACCTTGTTGAGAGTGCCAAAGAGCGAGGGCGCTATTTCAAG GTTTCGAAGCCATTCACCATGTTCTTTGCTGAGGATAAGTTCAAAACCATGAAGGTGGAAAGACTTGCTCCAGACACAAGGTTCTCTCAGGCAATAGAAGCAATTAACGAAGTTGTTGCAAGGCAAGAAGTCATGGATGCCGATGATGCTGGTGACCAAGCGGATGGAGACGATTATGATGCCATGGAGGCTGacgatggaggtggtgatgattaA
- the LOC123189206 gene encoding probable helicase MAGATAMA 3 isoform X3: MAGEKSGGSGPSSSSSSAASTMDRFHKIVLSWDYLRLVADAKGADQTKGLQRVKNSYASVAEYLGVFEPLLFEERLGWTGREGWWDHVQSRRDSTRCPWPCSMPFGRLCQRMTFSCSPKTKTFVAGEIKNLNVANPVKSSRLERITSILSTSGSFLSILKICSLSTILREYSAMHSVASLPFKDLIFSASEKNKDGDDQNRAWNVPGPLMEYLKTNLNDSQLDAVNAGLSRRSFVLIQGPPGTGKTQTILGLLSAVLHSTPARMQTKGGFNVQKHGSELDTESKLANWMKASPWLIGANPRDLIMPVDGDDGFYPTGNELKPEVISSSRKYRAHVLVCAPSNSALDEIVLHVLQTGIRDENNNTYNPKIVRIGLKAHHSVKAVSMDHLIQQKLSGVDRSSDGRRSGAGEYDRIRASILDEAAIVFSTLSFSGSAILTRMTRAFDVVIIDEAAQAVEPATLVPLVHGCRQVFLVGDPVQLPATVISSTAQELGYGTSLFKRFQAAGFPVQMLKIQYRMHPEISIFPSKEFYEGILQDGEGLNKKRPWHSYSCFGPFCFFDIDEVESKPSGTGSWVNEDEVEFITLLYHQLATHYPELKSSSLVAVISPYKHQVKLLKDHFRSTFGDQSKEVIDVNTVDGFQGREKEVVIFSCVRCNKEQNIGFVSDFRRMNVAITRARSAVLVIGSASTLQQDKHWNNLVESAKERGRYFKVSKPFTMFFAEDKFKTMKVERLAPDTRFSQAIEAINEVVARQEVMDADDAGDQADGDDYDAMEADDGGGDD; the protein is encoded by the exons ATGGCGGGGGAGAAATCCGGTGGCAgcgggccctcctcctcctcctcctcggccgcatCCACCATGGACCGCTTCCACAAGATCGTCCTTAGCTGGGACTACCTCCGCCTCGTCGCCGACGCCAAG GGCGCGGATCAAACTAAGGGGCTGCAGCGCGTGAAGAACAGCTACGCCTCGGTGGCGGAGTACCTAGGCGTCTTCGAACCTCTGCTCTTCGAGGAG AGATTGGGCTGGACTGGCAGAGAGGGGTGGTGGGATCATGTGCAGAGTCGGAGGGATTCCACAAGGTGTCCATGGCCGTGCTCGATGCCTTTTGGGAGATTGTGTCAGAGAATGACCTTCTCCTGCTCTCCAAAGACAAA AACATTTGTGGCAGGGGAAATAAaaaatctgaatgttgcaaaccctgTGAAGTCTTCAAGACTAGAGCGCATTACTTCCATTCTCTCAACATCAGGAAGCTTTCTGTCGATTTTAAAG ATATGCAGCCTGTCTACTATACTGCGAGAGTACTCTGCGATGCACTCTGTAGCTTCACTTCCTTTTAAGGATTTGATCTTTTCAGCATCTGAGAAGAATAAAGATGGAGATGATCAAAATCGTGCTTGGAATGTCCCTGGGCCACTTATGGAGTACCTGAAAACAAACCTTAATGATTCACAGCTAGATGCAGTTAAT GCAGGTCTTTCTCGCAGATCCTTTGTCCTTATTCAG GGCCCTCCAGGAACCGGAAAAACACAAACTATTCTTGGACTTCTCAGTGCTGTTCTCCATTCCACTCCAGCCAGAATGCAGACCAA AGGAGGGTTCAATGTTCAAAAGCATGGGTCTGAGCTGGACACTGAGAGCAA GCTTGCAAACTGGATGAAAGCATCTCCTTGGCTGATTGGTGCAAATCCTCGAGATTTGATTATGCctgttgatggtgatgatggttTTTATCCTACTGGGAATGAGCTG AAACCTGAAGTCATAAGTTCCAGTCGCAAGTATCGGGCCCATGTGTTGGTTTGCGCTCCATCCAACTCAGCACTTGATGAGATTGTATTGCATGTTCTTCAAACAG GAATACGTGATGAAAATAACAACACTTACAATCCCAAGATTGTGCGTATTGGATTAAAGGCACATCATTCTGTCAAAGCAGTTTCCATGGATCATCTT ATACAACAAAAACTTTCTGGTGTGGATCGCTCATCAGATGGCAGGAGAAGTGGAGCTGGTGAATATGATCGAATTAGAGCTTCTATTCTTGACGAAGCAGCTATT GTATTTTCTACCCTGAGTTTCAGTGGATCAGCCATTCTCACCAGGATGACTCGTGCTTTTGATGTTGTTATAATTGATGAAGCCGCGCAAGCT GTAGAACCAGCGACTCTTGTACCCCTGGTTCATGGATGCAGACAAGTTTTTCTT GTTGGCGACCCAGTTCAGTTGCCAGCAACTGTAATTTCATCGACTGCTCAGGAGTTAGG GTATGGAACAAGTTTGTTCAAGAGATTTCAAGCTGCTGGTTTTCCTGTGCAAATGCTCAAAATTCAGTATCGTATGCACCCAGAG ATCAGTATATTCCCTTCAAAAGAATTCTACGAAGGCATCCTACAAGATGGGGAGGGACTCAACAAAAAACGTCCATGGCATTCCTACAGCTGCTTTGGACCATTTTGCTTCTTTGATATCGATGAGGTTGAATCCAAGCCGTCTGGAACTGGTTCATGGGTGAACGAGGATGAAGTGGAATTCATAACCCTCCTATATCACCAATTGGCCACACACTATCCAGAACTCAAATCCAGTTCCCTAGTAGCTGTTATATCACCATACAAGCATCAGGTGAAACTCTTGAAGGACCATTTTCGGTCGACCTTCGGCGATCAATCTAAGGAAGTTATAGATGTAAACACTGTTGATGGATTCCAG GGTCGTGAAAAGGAAGTTGTCATTTTTTCATGTGTTAGATGCAATAAGGAGCAAAATATTGGTTTTGTTTCTGATTTCCGACGAATGAATGTTGCCATCACCAGAGCTAGGTCTGCTGTACTA GTCATTGGCTCTGCTTCAACATTGCAGCAAGATAAACACTGGAACAACCTTGTTGAGAGTGCCAAAGAGCGAGGGCGCTATTTCAAG GTTTCGAAGCCATTCACCATGTTCTTTGCTGAGGATAAGTTCAAAACCATGAAGGTGGAAAGACTTGCTCCAGACACAAGGTTCTCTCAGGCAATAGAAGCAATTAACGAAGTTGTTGCAAGGCAAGAAGTCATGGATGCCGATGATGCTGGTGACCAAGCGGATGGAGACGATTATGATGCCATGGAGGCTGacgatggaggtggtgatgattaA